The following is a genomic window from Manihot esculenta cultivar AM560-2 chromosome 9, M.esculenta_v8, whole genome shotgun sequence.
GGGTTCTCTACGATGATGCACCGTCGATTTTCCCTTTccttcttctcaaatttcttcaTCGGGTTTTATGATCCAAGCAAGAGGTCATCGAGGAGCTTGTTTGGGGCTTTCGAGTGAGCGCAGAGGTGTTTCGAAGAGCAGAGGAAGATAATGCCTTCGATCCACATACAGCTCCTTTTGCTTCCATCTTTGGCTCTCTTTCATGTTGGATTGTGTTCTCACCGTTTGAAACGGCTTGAGAAGGGTGATCGGCGTGGTAATCTTAGTTAACAATAggatctttttttcttcttgttcttcttctgtaTTCTTTTATAAATCTGTCTGTATTCCTCTCTACGTTCGTTGGTTTTTGGGTTCTGGCTTTCTGGGTTACTACAATTAGCTGTTATTTGTTGATAATCTTGGGTTCGATAAGTCGGAGGTGGAGATCGCGTTTGAAGAATTTGTTTGGACTTGATAAGAGATATTCAGAGAAAGCCTAAGAGGTAATGTGTATGCGTTTTGTCTGTTTATAATGGATGTATAATCTGATGAATATGTGGGAAAGGTTGGGGATATTGATTGAGACTATGGACAATTGAATCACTCATTTGATAGTAATGGTTTTGTTTTGATGGGTTTACATTGTTTTATATAATTGTATCCAGTTTCATGCTATTACTTTGGCTTGTGTTTTTTCATGGAGTCCTTTCTCGTTTTTGCAGTTACCTATTTCTTGTTTGGCGGTGTTATTGATGGACATTATATCTAGTGGATGTGTTGCTTGTGACGGTGTTCTGGTAGCTGAAACCCAAACGAATTGTTCGAAGGTTGATGGAGATTATAAAAGCGATGCAGAGGGATTTCAAGAGCTTGAGCCAAATGGGCATGAATCCGTTAATAAGTCCCTAGAAAAGGCTGCAACTTTGCCATCTGAAGATGATGAACCTGAAGCAGCACTGCAGCTTCTGTTCTCTGGGAAATCCGATCAGCCTGCATTGCAGGTAAGCTTTTTGTTCATTATACAGTTTAATGTGCATCTGACATCTTTGATTGAAGATTCCATTCTCATATTTATTGTTTGATGGGATTGGATTCTTGAGAGGGGAGATGGAGGGTGAGACAGACGGATGGAGGAGGGAGAAGGTGGTGGTTGTGGCGGTGTTGGTGGAGGAATTTGTAAGGTGGTGCTGGAATATTCATTTGAATCCCTATTTAACACGTAGTTTACATTCAAAGGGAGCCGCATTTAATAGTTTGCATTGCATTTGTTTGATTTGGATTGGAAAAATACCTGCCTTATTGTTGTTTAATTTCCTTTAGCTTTCTGTTGAGGATATTTAATTAATCTGTTCTTTCTTTGAAGCTTGTGTCTGCCATGAAAGGTAGTCGTGAAAAACTGGGAGCATCACCAAGGAAGCTGGCAGTGTCTTGGGCCCCTGACGTGTATGATCCCATTCCTAATTCGTTATCACACACTGTTAAAAGCAGACAGAAGAAGTCCAGGAAAGATAAAAATAGCAACAAATCcaagaaaaatggaaagaaGGGCCAGAAAGGTAACTCAAAAGGAGGAGGCGGCGGCAAGGACAAGAAGCAATTCCGCAAAACTGGTGGGAGGTCTGATAAATTTTACGAGCCACTGGACGCTTGTGATGATCCTGAACTTGGTGAGTTTGCTGTCGGTAGCCCTGACTACTGTGGAAGTAGCTTCCTCAAAAAATCACCCACAATGTTTCACTACCCTGTTGCAGAGGCGTTGTGAACTCACACCTTCATTCTACAATTTGGTGTTCTGTGAATAAATAATTGTGGCTATGAAGCTTTTGACTGGAAGATGTGATTGGGTTACCTGTCTTAACCATGTTTTGGTTGATGCTATTACTATATCAACTTGTATTGGTTTTATGCTACTTGTATGATTTTCTCGTCAATCTTTTAGACTTTTAAGGGATCAAGAGTTGCAGACCTTTTAGCATTAATGCCCCtaagatataaaaatatataagattcaACTCTTTATATGCAAAGtgctaaaataaaatacaacaataataaaaaaaataaaggaccCATAAAACCTACGATCTAAGCAAGAGGAACATATAAATATTCTCCTCTGAAAAAATTGATGGATTTATCCAAACCACAGCACCAAAATAATGAGGAAAAGGAACCCACATTTCGAGTGGGTTAAAAAAGGCAGGAGATTGCCTGCTTACTAACAGGGAAAAAGACCCTTGTTCCTAGAAACAGAACaaaattaagagaaaaactTTCTCCCTAATCTAGAAAAACCTCTACTTTGGCATGCCAAGCATAAGACTTGATTTTCTCTTTCCTGTCTTgcaaatatttatgaaaatctgAATTGTCTGTAAATTTTCTGCAGTAATTAAACAAAGCTTCTTAATTGcggaattaagaaattaatgtttcaattttttatttaactcaAATTATGAAAAGCTTCTATGCCTTCAGTTATTTCTAAGTGATCAAAcctaacaaaataaataaatagattgttctaataaataaaaaatctcatGAATTTTTAACGAAATGAtaagtttgaaaaaaaaaaaaaagctgaaCTAAAAGCATAGGTAATTAAACTCACATGCTACAGACCAACGTGGTGATTAAGGAGGCTTACATGCAGTTTCATTATCTCAATGATGGACAATCTAACAGCAGCGTAATTTGTACAGTTTTTAATAATTCACACTTTACTTGCCAATTTTTAAGAGCAGCGTTCTAACCATTTGTTTAGTAGAACCCTTTGTTTAgcatgaataattttataaaaaaaaaaattcaaaatgaatttttacaaaattattcataattttatcaaaaaaaattttaaattaaaaaattataaattcttttattttaaataagaattttaaaaaaaaattcaattgaattgaattttatttcaaCTTTTGTAaagttagatttttttttctttgtcaaTAATGTCAATAATTTCCCCCACACTATTAAATAAAAGCAAAAAACctatttagattttaaactaTAGGTTAATAATAAGATAACCCtagaacatttttttttttatcaaaacaaaCTTTTCAACTATTAAAATGAATTTTCATAATAGACTAAATACACCATTCAGATATATAACCGcctctaatttaaaaaaaataagtaaataaaacctttaaattcttttaaaatatcaaataatccCTTATGATGACCCTAAAAAAAGCAATAAACCCACAGAAAAACTTTATGAACTATTCAAcaaaaaacaaattattaatttaatccaATAATACACTGAATGTTCATCATAATATTACATACcaaatacataaaataattaatgaaatctTCATGCATGAAAAACTTCTATGCATGACTTTACCTGAATTTGAATAGaagcaaattaaaattaattctctTTTTATCTCTTTCAAAAAGTTTTAAGAACttatttattctattttaaaatttaaatagcatATATGCACTTCTAAGATATATTTATCCATTTCTAAAAATCCAAAGGACTTATTTGGCCTACTTCAATAGTTGAAGAGTCTTTTTTGACTCAAAAAAGTTTAAGAGTTTGTTCACAAACACTTTTAAGAGCTAAATTAGTccttttaactaaaataaattcaattctaTCGATTTGATATGGTTTTTCAATTGCGAGCAATAAGGCCACAGTTATCTAAATGCACATCAGAAAGATGGCCTCAACTAAACAAACTTAAAATGGAAAAGAAGGGGAATGATCTTCCTGATATCACAGCAAAAAGATAACCAATACCAAATCTCAGATTTCACAGCAACTCTGCATCTCAAATTTCCCCAGGCTTAGGCTTCGAGTGAATGGGAGGGTCGTAACATGGGGCTAGGCTTAGCCTACGTGCACACAAAAGTGGGCAGCCTAACCTGGCTAGGCCTGGTCATAATCAGGAACACTCGTTTGTAACACTAATGTTTTGAAATGCCCTGTGATGGGGGTTAAGTTAAAATTTGGAGACTGTTAAGGTGGCATACAGAGGATTTTGGATTTCTCTATGTTGTGTACTCTGCATTTATCTTGACATAATCATAACTCAAGTCACAGCCCCATGCCTGGCCATTTCCTGTTCCGTCACCTgagaaaataaatagacaaaATAAAGTAGGTTAAATATCTAAGGATGGTTCATGACCTATTCACCTATAattatgaatgagatgcacaggCAAGGTCTGTTCATTATATCCGCTTGCAGATAATAGTATGAGACGCATTGTTTCTACAATTTTTGCAGTTGCATTCATTAGCTAACTTAAGGACGGTGGTTTCACGAAAATAACTCTAGAAAGACATGTTTtcaaagaatatatatattctttcaATAACTTTTCATTGTTTGTTTGGTTAAAATGTTCAaaggtattaataaaatttatgcaTAGGCATCGATGAGATTTTCAAAAGTGTTAGAAAGTATTTTTTTCTCTTGAAAAAAGTCATTTTCCTTGAAGAAAAAGGCTTAATTTTCCTTTTATCACGAAGACGCTTTCAATTTATCAATTTTCCTTAATGTCCCACATGCCAAAAAATGCAGAAAATATGAAAATGTTTTCTGCAAAACTAATGGGGACAAATCACAATTAGAGTGACGACAAATTGGGTAGACAGATTATAACTACCATTACGTTAGAGGTTTTATGCAGCctatagaaaattataaaattgcaaATGAAATATACTTCAACATGTTATCACATCTCAGAAGCTTACCCACAGAAATGTAAATTCCAACTGTACCATGGGTCTCCCCAGCCTTCCTGAGATAGTTACTAGCTGCAGCCCTGAGAATCACCAGttatcaaaaatattaaatattgtgATGAAAAAAAAAGGACAAGAATGTGTTGCCAAACTTAAGAAGGAAGAGACGAGATGAAGAACATCTCTTAGAGATCGTTTTTTTCCTAATTAAGCCAGCAATAAACCTCACCTATCAAATGCAAGTGGTTGCCCCTTATCCATCAGCAAAATATTCCCAAGCATAATGCGGAGGTTGTTCTGATCGAAAGGAATCCCAGCATagccagcagcagcagcaataCGTCCCCAGTTTGGATCTCTGCCATAGACCGCTGCCTGTCGTCGTCATTGATAGCGGATTAGAGATGGCTAAGCTAAAGCATCAAAGGGATGTGCTTTGATTTATACCTTGACAAGTGAAGAAGAAGCCACTGCACGTGCAATCTTTGCTGCTTTCACCTCACTTTCAGCCCCCGTCACTATGACCTAAGACATACAAGTCAAAATTAGCTGAAATTTTCAATATTCCATATAAAGGTTTGATTTTGTCCTACTTGGAAGTTGCTAGGGGTGAAATATTAACAATATTTCAGAGATCTTATTAGCTAGCTCCACCAAGGAATTCCTCATACTTGGTTTTGAATTAGTTATACATCATATCAAGTGCAACTTAGATTCAGTTACCGAACTTATGTATGTAGTCTTTTGATGTCTTCCTTGCATGCAGAGGAGAAATTATAGTACAGATTTTGGCTCATAAAATATTAACAGTTTTTAACACAGGAAACATACCTCAATTAGGCATGTAGCTCCTTCTCCATCCCAAGCTATTGACTTGGCAAGACCTTGCATTACCTGAGAAAAGCAACGCAGCAAAATTCAGAAAAAGGGCAACACTTTACACTTACCTAAACAAGTAACATTATAAGGTCCTATATAATCACAGGCCAACTTGCAAGCCTGTTAGGAAGTGGTCCAAAGCCTTAGAAGCTCATATAAATACAAATAGGTAGCAAGGGAGAGTTTAGATTAGTGACTGTACAGTTGAAACAAAGATTATATTTTGAGAAGGAAGATAGACAGAATTAGAGTAAAGCTGAACAGGAAAGCATGGTTACAATTGATCAATTAAAtgaaatgcaaaagaaaaaggaaacatAGAAATAGGTTAAGTGGGCAGTCATAATATAATAAACGTTCCTGCTTGGGGAAAGAACAACTCATAAGTCATAAATATTATTAGTGATGCTAATTTTACAAAGTTCATTTCAGAAGAACAGGATGCAGGAGaatatttagttatttattcAACAATCAAACTATATTCTGTGATAATAAAGTAAGTATGCTAAATGATAGGGCAAGCTTACAGCATCAAGGCAAGCTTGAAGTTGCATTGCCTCATTGCAGTTGACAGACGATATTAGGGTTGATCCCGATAAACCACTAGCCAAAGCAATGACTGTATCATTGGTACTAGTATCTCCATCTACCTGTGGCAGGTACCAATCTGAACCAGCTAAATATATAACCAAAGACACAAGTGAAGGCCAATCAAATGAATTCTATTTCACAGAAAAAACAAATTGCAAGTTACAAGGTAAATGATAAATAAAACAAAGTTCATACTCTTTTCTTACCTATGCATAGAAAATATAGGGTCttgcatatttatatatatctcCCAGAATCCCTTTTAATAAAAATCCCTACTTTGTTTTAGAAAAACATTGCATTCCAATAGACAACTATCTCTCTCAAATCACAACATAGAGAACTGGCAATTCTTATGAAAAGGGTATGCATGTGTACTAAAGATTCATTCATATGGAAGGATGGTAAGTTTAAATATCATTAGGGGGAAGGAAAAATGCAGGACTGTCCCCTACAAAAGTAAACGAGTTTCAGGACAACCTACGTAAAGTGAGGGAATGTTAATTTATATAGTTTGCAATGTCAAAATGCATGgctcaaataaatttatgaagcTACTTTTCATCAAAGCTAAACTTGTTGGAACTTTAAGTGGCACAACACAACAAATTACCGAAACCATTTGAATAGCAAATTATTAAGTAAAGCAACACTTGCAATTGTGGCATTCCATTACTTTATCCTTCAAGCAACATGACCCAAGTAAAAAATGGCAGCAGTTCACTACAACGCCTATTCAGTACGCCTTTAGAAAAAGATGAAATAGAAGCAATGATATAACATACAGTTATTTGGTTGAAACTCCGGTTAACAGCAATTTGCACCATCTTTCTCCAAACATCACTTTTGACAAGTGCATCAGTCGTTATTACCTGAAACAAATAAAACTCTTAAAGAATGGGATGAAAACTTGTACTATTATGGAAAAATCAAGCTGGATGCAGAAGAGAAGTACGCCAAGCATGGTGGCCATATTTGGGTGGATCATCCCAGAACCCTTGGCCATTCCTCCAACCCGTACGTTTGTCCCTCCAACCTGATgcattcaataaaataaattgtaaaagGACTATTCTTTGCcgttaatttcaaataaaagcTCCAAATCTCAGGACACAACACTGGAGATTGAAGTTCTTGAAAGTGATATAACACAACATTGCCATCAAGCATAACAATTAACTAAAAGGAAAAGATACTAACTAGAGCACCAAGGAACGCTTTGTAGTAATAAAAAGTAATTGACTTAAATAATAGAgtacaataaacatcattagATTGGCACTCTGTTCAAAGACTTTTCCACTCTCTTGAGTTGGCAAAAGGTGCACATTGATATTCAAGAATCTTTCCAGATGATCCATTGAGCATGCAAAGCCCCAATTTTAACCAGGAAAAAGAATGAGAAAGCCACTGGCATATCAAATTCAGGCTTCTAGCCACATGGATTCTCTATATAAAACAATAGAATTAGAAAGCTAAGATGATGCAAATGCACAGCATAGAGGTTTAGAATCAATTTCCCATACCTGGGACTCAATTGCTACACTCTTGCTCACAAGGTCAGTTGTTGTAATTGCCACCGCTGCAGAAAGTGCCCTGCACATCCACTGGAAAGATCACAAAAATGACCAATCATGAAGGCTATTTGAAGCCACACAATAATACTTGAAAGAGGAGAAAAAAGCAAGCATAATTAGTTGCAAGCAAATAAGGAGCAGGAATTTATTAAATTGCTAAGTTAAACAATAGAAACATGATTGTTACCCTTCAGTAGATGATGTGAGAGAATTAACTAATTCTGGAAGTGCATTTAGAAGTGCTTCCTGCAAATGCCATCATCAAATGAGAATATGCTTCAGGGTATGTTGCGTAAACAGAACCAACATAACAAGCTAGGAGATATATGACAAAGATGAACCATACATTTTTACCTTTTTTATTCTTTGACCAATCACACCTGTGGATTCAATCAACACTTCCTCTTGCTTCACTTTAAGCATCTGGAACAATGAAGATGCATGATAAAGTTTAACTGGAATTCATATAAAACATATTGTTATTGAGGATGAGATGTTTCATTCTTAACAATGGCATACCGTAGCCAGGGTGTCAGCACATTCTAGCACATCCTGGTAACCTGCATCGCCCTGTATATcattggaaggcatctatcttAGCCACAAAAGATTCAGTTCACTTGCAATCCCACATTAACTACAATTTAGGAGATTGAGTAAAAGAACTTCAAGTTTTAGACAGGTAGGACATGTAACGAAATTTTTTGTTATCCACCTTGTCTTAGacataaaacaaattaaaaaactgCAAACAAAGATAAGTACTATTGCAATagaaaaagaattgaattaGAAAAGCTTACTGTAGCTGCATTTGCTTGACCGGCATTTATTAATACTGCTCGTGCCTGATGCAGAATTGAACCATCAGAATATAATCTCTATAACAATCTACAAGGTGGTTTAATTGATTATTGATAGACTAATGACTACAGAAAAGTATTGTAGAATTGACATACCATTTTGGAAATACCTAATGTTTTTTTACAATACAAGACCGGTGCTGCAGCAACCATGTTTGTAGTGAATGCCCCTGAATGTGGAATATTAAAGAGGATAATCATCATTAACAACTAAATCACTCGTTATTAGTTGTTAAAAGCATTATTCTACCCCAATAATTCATCTACAATGTGCAGCTCAAACAACTTAACCAGCTGGCTGAATTTGAATGATGTAAGCCAAATCTAACATCactaaaaacaaagaaaataaactTCACCGAAATGAAAACTAACCTGCAGCTGTGGCATCAACATCACAGGTGACAAGTGCAAGATCAGGTTTCTCTCCCTTGGCACGTAATCCACCATAGATACCCGTAGCTTTAAATCCCATCGCAGCAGTAACTCCCCCAGGAATCTATATCCAGACTTCCAGAGTCATAAAACTGAATTATAGAAGCTGAAAGTATACAAGAACAGGTAACAACAATTAAGCTTTAATCCTAAATTAGTTGGGATATATAGACCACTTTTATCCAATTGCCATTCTACTGTGATGAGACCAGTTCCGCATCAATATTCAAAGATTGGCTGTAAgtataaatcaaataaataaattcattcacataaggattaaaaaaaaaaagatcattGCATAAGCATAAGCTTTTCTCCAATATTAGCTAGGATAAAAGATGTAATCATGCAATATTGTAGTTGTAGCACTAGATTCATGTTGACAACTCACTTATAAACAATGATTCTTTGCATTTTACACTTAAGGAATAAGGTAATCAAATCTTGAATGTTTGCCCTAAGAGTTGTAGTCTCTCTTGTTAAGCTCAAAATGAGCAATGGTACAAtccaaataaaataatgaaacaaGACAAGAACTTCAAGTTATTACCAGTATTCCAACCCATTAAAAATGATGATGCTAGCAAAAGGgcaaaaaaaaaggcaaaattcattacaaaaatatgtaaaataaactATACCATCTTTACTCTATCATTTTActcctttccttttttttttttttagggaaaaggaaaaaagaatcaGGCAAACTCTAGAAAGTTTTTTAGAACATGAGATTCAAGAGCAAATCACAAAAAGATTTACAAACTTTTCTCCTGtataaaaaacttttaaaaaaagggAGAGACACAAAAAATGGAGAAATTATAGCTCAAAATGAGTTCAAACACGTAAAGGAACCATATATTGCTTCTTTGTTATGCAAGAAGCTTATAGTAGAAAGCCAATTAAAaaactctaaaaaaaaaaaaaaaaaaaaaagaataagaaaaatctTTCACCTCCTTCCATGGCCCTTCTGGAATAAGGATGGGAGCTGCCGGAATATAAGTGGACGCTTCATTCACACTTGAAGCAACCGCAAATACTTTCACATTTCTCCTAGTCAAACAATAGCGGCTCAAAATCTGCAAGAAACAcaattcagaaaaaaaaaaaaaaaaaaaagacgtgaatttctataaaatcaGCATTAAAAAAACTTAACTTTTACTCGATCATGTCAAGAACCAAGCAAATAGAGAGTAATCCACTCACCTTAGAGGTGTGTAGTTCAGGGAGTTTGATGGAACCGCAGTGAGGAGCAAAGGAAATCATAGTTTGGTACAGTGGATATGAGCTGATCTCTAGAAATTAGTGGAGTGGCAATGACTAGTGAGTAGGGTTTTGGGTTTCAAGGAGGATCAACTCAAGGCTATGCTGGTGTAGAATGgaccttttttttaatttattatttcacccctaaatattattattaagggaaaataactttttagtccctcagatttaacgtaattaacacttctgtccctctattttggcgacccaacacttaagtccctcactttttctgtagtccttccgttcaagaagaagaagaagaagaagtaacgtaattaacacttctgtccctctattttggcgacccaacacttaagtccctcactttttctgtagtccttccgttcaagaagaagaagaagaagaagaagaagaagaagaagaagaagaagggttatttgggtttgggtttagtgaggattaattttgtcaatttatgtgtcccaaacggctattttggacggaagaactgcgaatttggacggaagagaaagtga
Proteins encoded in this region:
- the LOC110623122 gene encoding uncharacterized protein LOC110623122, which produces MDIISSGCVACDGVLVAETQTNCSKVDGDYKSDAEGFQELEPNGHESVNKSLEKAATLPSEDDEPEAALQLLFSGKSDQPALQLVSAMKGSREKLGASPRKLAVSWAPDVYDPIPNSLSHTVKSRQKKSRKDKNSNKSKKNGKKGQKGNSKGGGGGKDKKQFRKTGGRSDKFYEPLDACDDPELGEFAVGSPDYCGSSFLKKSPTMFHYPVAEAL
- the LOC110622040 gene encoding arginine biosynthesis bifunctional protein ArgJ, chloroplastic isoform X1, whose amino-acid sequence is MISFAPHCGSIKLPELHTSKILSRYCLTRRNVKVFAVASSVNEASTYIPAAPILIPEGPWKEIPGGVTAAMGFKATGIYGGLRAKGEKPDLALVTCDVDATAAGAFTTNMVAAAPVLYCKKTLGISKMARAVLINAGQANAATGDAGYQDVLECADTLATMLKVKQEEVLIESTGVIGQRIKKEALLNALPELVNSLTSSTEGALSAAVAITTTDLVSKSVAIESQVGGTNVRVGGMAKGSGMIHPNMATMLGVITTDALVKSDVWRKMVQIAVNRSFNQITVDGDTSTNDTVIALASGLSGSTLISSVNCNEAMQLQACLDAVMQGLAKSIAWDGEGATCLIEVIVTGAESEVKAAKIARAVASSSLVKAAVYGRDPNWGRIAAAAGYAGIPFDQNNLRIMLGNILLMDKGQPLAFDRAAASNYLRKAGETHGTVGIYISVGDGTGNGQAWGCDLSYDYVKINAEYTT
- the LOC110622040 gene encoding arginine biosynthesis bifunctional protein ArgJ, chloroplastic isoform X2, which gives rise to MGFKATGIYGGLRAKGEKPDLALVTCDVDATAAGAFTTNMVAAAPVLYCKKTLGISKMARAVLINAGQANAATGDAGYQDVLECADTLATMLKVKQEEVLIESTGVIGQRIKKEALLNALPELVNSLTSSTEGALSAAVAITTTDLVSKSVAIESQVGGTNVRVGGMAKGSGMIHPNMATMLGVITTDALVKSDVWRKMVQIAVNRSFNQITVDGDTSTNDTVIALASGLSGSTLISSVNCNEAMQLQACLDAVMQGLAKSIAWDGEGATCLIEVIVTGAESEVKAAKIARAVASSSLVKAAVYGRDPNWGRIAAAAGYAGIPFDQNNLRIMLGNILLMDKGQPLAFDRAAASNYLRKAGETHGTVGIYISVGDGTGNGQAWGCDLSYDYVKINAEYTT